A window of the Natranaerobius trueperi genome harbors these coding sequences:
- the purQ gene encoding phosphoribosylformylglycinamidine synthase subunit PurQ, with the protein MNFGIVVFPGSTCDRDAFHFIKDVLQESVTYLWYKDSLPKEIDCVILPGGFSYGDYLRPGAISAHVPIMEDVIKFANNGGYVIGICNGFQILVESGLLPGTLIQNKQLKFVSKSVYLRVETTDTPFTNQLNKKESICLPIAHGDGNYYISQDELKQLESNNQILFRYVDRNNEPTSNANPNGSIQNIAGISNLDKNVLGMMPHPERAGEKILGLEDGLKIFKSILKHWNEQGGDKFGSY; encoded by the coding sequence ATGAATTTTGGTATAGTTGTTTTCCCAGGCTCAACATGTGACCGAGATGCTTTTCATTTTATTAAAGATGTATTACAAGAATCAGTTACGTATTTATGGTATAAAGATAGCCTACCAAAAGAGATCGATTGTGTAATCCTTCCTGGAGGTTTTAGTTATGGTGACTATTTACGTCCTGGAGCAATTTCTGCCCATGTACCAATTATGGAAGATGTAATCAAATTTGCTAATAATGGTGGGTATGTAATTGGTATATGTAATGGTTTTCAAATATTAGTTGAATCGGGTTTACTTCCCGGAACTTTGATTCAAAATAAGCAATTAAAATTCGTCAGTAAAAGTGTTTATCTACGTGTTGAAACAACAGATACTCCTTTCACAAACCAATTAAATAAAAAAGAATCTATCTGTTTACCAATTGCCCATGGTGATGGAAATTATTATATTAGCCAAGATGAACTTAAACAGTTAGAGAGTAATAATCAAATTTTATTTAGATATGTAGATAGAAATAACGAGCCTACTAGTAATGCTAATCCGAATGGTTCAATCCAAAACATTGCCGGGATTTCAAATCTAGACAAAAATGTTTTAGGTATGATGCCTCATCCAGAACGTGCAGGTGAAAAAATACTTGGTTTAGAAGACGGGTTAAAAATCTTTAAATCTATTTTAAAACACTGGAATGAACAGGGAGGGGATAAATTTGGCTCTTACTAA
- the purS gene encoding phosphoribosylformylglycinamidine synthase subunit PurS, which translates to MFRAQIKVNLKTGVLDPQGEAIKDSLHSMNFNEVNDVKVGKLITLSLEDNDREQLEKRVEQMCERLLTNPVIENYQYELVEVMSK; encoded by the coding sequence ATGTTTAGAGCTCAAATCAAAGTTAATTTAAAGACTGGTGTGCTAGATCCACAGGGTGAAGCTATAAAGGATTCTTTACATTCCATGAACTTTAATGAAGTAAATGATGTTAAAGTTGGAAAACTGATTACGTTATCATTAGAAGATAATGATAGAGAACAGCTAGAAAAAAGAGTAGAACAAATGTGTGAACGTTTACTCACAAATCCAGTAATTGAAAATTACCAATACGAATTAGTGGAGGTAATGTCAAAATGA
- the purC gene encoding phosphoribosylaminoimidazolesuccinocarboxamide synthase: protein MVTKGSILYEGKAKKVYSLQNNNHDNQCVLEFKDDLTAFDGNLKDSRDGKGILNNKISSQLLNYLENQGVSTHFIKCLSDREMLVTKTKIIPIEVVVRNIVAGSLVNRLGLEKGTELAYPVVEFYYKEDKLKDPLINEHHAIAINLATSYQLKEMSNLALRINQLLKQYFYDLNLILVDFKLEFGRVSGEIILSDEITPDTCRLWDKLTKESLDKDNFRENKRDVLAGYEELYQRIQRRLEKDV from the coding sequence ATGGTAACTAAAGGTTCAATTTTGTATGAGGGGAAAGCAAAAAAAGTTTATTCACTCCAAAATAACAATCATGACAACCAATGTGTGCTTGAGTTTAAAGATGATCTTACAGCTTTTGATGGAAATTTAAAAGACTCTCGTGATGGAAAAGGAATATTAAATAACAAGATTAGTTCTCAGTTACTAAACTATTTAGAGAATCAAGGTGTATCAACTCATTTTATTAAATGTTTATCTGATCGTGAAATGCTAGTTACAAAGACTAAAATTATCCCAATAGAAGTAGTCGTTAGAAATATAGTGGCAGGTAGTTTAGTTAACAGATTAGGACTAGAAAAAGGGACTGAATTAGCGTACCCGGTAGTAGAATTTTATTATAAAGAGGATAAGCTAAAAGACCCTCTAATTAATGAACATCATGCTATAGCTATTAACCTAGCTACTTCATATCAACTAAAAGAAATGTCAAATTTAGCTTTACGCATAAACCAACTACTAAAACAATATTTTTATGATCTTAACTTAATTTTAGTTGATTTTAAATTAGAATTTGGGCGTGTATCAGGTGAAATTATTTTGTCAGATGAGATTACACCAGACACATGTCGATTATGGGATAAATTAACTAAAGAAAGTTTAGATAAAGATAACTTTAGAGAAAACAAGAGAGATGTGTTAGCTGGTTATGAAGAACTATATCAGAGAATACAAAGGAGGTTAGAAAAAGATGTTTAG
- the purB gene encoding adenylosuccinate lyase, translating to MIERYQTAEMKQLWDLEAKFKKWLDVEIYASEAFSELGEVPKEAVSKIRENAKIDVSRILEIEEETRHDVVAFTRSLSENMGSEKKYVHYGLTSSDVVDTALAALIKDALSIIQDELDQLIEVLKDKANEYKYTPIIGRTHGVHAEPTSLGLKLALFYDEMTRNKKRLEQAKDSISVGKISGAVGTFANVPPFVEEFVCEKMGLKPALTSTQILQRDRHAEVMSTLAILGGTMDKIATEIRNLQKSEVREVEEPFYKGQKGSSAMPHKRNPVNCEKISGLSRVLRSNAVTAFENQPLWHERDISHSSVERITIPDSTTLTHYLLKILKRIITDLHVYPENMKENINKTYGLVFSQRVLLRLIDKGLSREEAYDLVQKHAMKSWENGKNFKDLLKTDDKILELLPGDELDQCFDTDWYMKNIDYIFKRLGI from the coding sequence GTGATTGAAAGATACCAAACTGCTGAAATGAAACAATTATGGGATTTAGAAGCTAAATTTAAGAAATGGTTAGATGTTGAAATATATGCAAGTGAAGCTTTTTCAGAGCTTGGTGAAGTCCCAAAAGAGGCCGTGTCAAAAATTCGTGAAAATGCCAAAATAGATGTATCTCGTATATTAGAAATAGAAGAAGAAACACGTCATGATGTAGTAGCTTTTACCAGATCATTATCTGAAAATATGGGTTCTGAGAAAAAATATGTTCATTATGGGTTGACTTCTTCAGATGTTGTTGATACTGCATTAGCAGCTTTAATTAAGGATGCATTATCTATTATACAAGATGAGTTAGATCAATTAATTGAGGTTTTGAAAGATAAAGCTAATGAGTATAAATATACACCCATTATAGGTCGTACCCATGGTGTTCATGCAGAACCTACCAGTTTAGGGCTTAAACTAGCACTTTTTTATGATGAGATGACTAGAAATAAAAAGCGACTAGAACAAGCAAAAGACTCAATAAGTGTAGGAAAAATATCAGGCGCTGTAGGCACTTTTGCTAATGTACCTCCCTTTGTAGAAGAATTTGTCTGTGAAAAGATGGGTTTAAAACCTGCCTTAACTTCTACACAAATTCTACAAAGAGATAGACATGCTGAAGTAATGTCTACTTTAGCTATTCTTGGTGGTACTATGGATAAAATCGCAACAGAAATTAGAAACTTACAAAAATCTGAGGTTAGAGAAGTAGAAGAACCATTTTATAAAGGGCAAAAAGGTTCTTCTGCAATGCCGCATAAACGTAATCCTGTTAATTGTGAGAAAATTTCAGGTCTTTCGAGGGTACTCAGAAGTAATGCAGTAACTGCTTTTGAAAATCAACCATTATGGCACGAACGAGATATATCTCATTCATCTGTTGAGAGGATAACTATCCCTGATAGCACTACATTAACTCATTATTTATTAAAGATATTAAAAAGAATCATTACTGATCTTCATGTCTACCCAGAAAATATGAAAGAGAATATTAATAAGACATATGGACTCGTATTTAGTCAGAGGGTACTTTTAAGATTGATTGATAAGGGGTTATCTAGAGAAGAGGCGTATGACTTAGTGCAAAAACATGCTATGAAATCCTGGGAGAATGGTAAAAACTTTAAAGATCTATTAAAAACTGATGATAAAATTCTCGAGTTATTACCTGGGGATGAGCTAGATCAGTGTTTTGATACTGATTGGTATATGAAAAATATAGACTATATTTTTAAGAGATTGGGCATCTAG
- the purE gene encoding 5-(carboxyamino)imidazole ribonucleotide mutase encodes MDNKVGIIMGSDSDLPIMKEACDVLEEFGISYEIDIVSAHRTPNKMFNYYKRALDSNIKVIIAGAGGAAHLPGMVASLTDLPVIGVPIKTKSLNGIDSLYSIVQMPKGVPVATVAINGSENAAILAAKILATNDKNILNKLTEFRSNQNDQVIKKSEQLQKQGYQNYLERMRISD; translated from the coding sequence ATGGATAATAAGGTTGGAATAATTATGGGAAGTGACTCTGATTTACCAATTATGAAAGAAGCATGTGACGTATTAGAAGAATTTGGGATTAGCTATGAAATTGATATAGTATCTGCCCATCGAACACCTAACAAAATGTTTAACTATTATAAAAGAGCATTGGATTCAAATATCAAGGTTATTATAGCAGGTGCTGGAGGAGCTGCCCATCTTCCTGGAATGGTAGCTTCATTGACAGATCTTCCTGTGATAGGAGTTCCCATTAAAACTAAATCGCTTAACGGTATTGACTCATTGTATTCAATAGTACAAATGCCAAAAGGAGTGCCGGTAGCTACAGTAGCTATAAATGGTTCTGAAAATGCAGCTATATTAGCGGCTAAAATACTAGCAACTAACGATAAAAATATTCTAAATAAACTAACTGAATTTAGAAGTAATCAAAATGACCAAGTAATTAAAAAGAGTGAACAACTACAAAAACAAGGTTATCAGAATTATTTAGAAAGGATGAGAATAAGTGATTGA
- a CDS encoding 5-(carboxyamino)imidazole ribonucleotide synthase gives MNYEPGITLGIVGGGQLGRMLTIKAKELGLMVVVLDPKANAPAAQLADKHIKAKFDDKSGYEKLHQNSDIITFEFEHISAENLKMLENQGAIVRPGANTLSKIQDKGIQKEMLQTLTEEELVPKFKVVTNKKQAISAIKEYGYPVMVKLCTGGYDGKGNFLLQDESEIEKLNDLLEKHNKLLIEEYIDFEKEVSVMAAINSKKEKVTFPLVENYHSKEILHVTKAPAEVSNTTHKLAAQKALEIIDFFDDPGIYGIEFFLLKDGRLLVNEIAPRVHNSGHYTIESCNICQFSIHLRSILGLPLVDPILEKKACMINLLGTFEGKLKIDDFNSLFEQPNAYLHLYGKDEVKFQRKMGHVTLTGDDCDELISKANKLNLL, from the coding sequence ATGAACTATGAACCTGGAATTACTTTAGGGATTGTAGGTGGAGGACAATTAGGACGAATGCTTACCATCAAAGCAAAAGAGCTTGGTCTTATGGTTGTGGTATTAGATCCAAAAGCAAATGCTCCGGCTGCACAACTTGCAGATAAACATATTAAAGCAAAATTTGATGATAAAAGCGGATATGAAAAGTTGCACCAAAACAGTGATATTATCACTTTTGAATTTGAACATATAAGTGCTGAAAATTTAAAAATGTTAGAAAATCAAGGTGCTATAGTACGACCAGGAGCTAATACGTTATCTAAGATTCAAGATAAAGGTATTCAAAAAGAAATGTTACAAACATTAACAGAAGAAGAGTTGGTGCCAAAATTTAAGGTAGTGACTAATAAAAAACAAGCAATATCTGCAATAAAGGAATATGGCTATCCAGTTATGGTAAAACTTTGTACAGGTGGGTATGACGGTAAAGGAAATTTTTTATTACAAGATGAGTCTGAGATTGAAAAGCTAAATGACTTACTAGAAAAGCACAATAAGTTATTAATTGAAGAATATATTGATTTTGAAAAAGAAGTTTCTGTAATGGCAGCTATAAATTCTAAAAAAGAAAAAGTTACTTTCCCTTTAGTTGAGAATTATCATTCAAAGGAAATCTTACATGTAACTAAAGCACCTGCTGAAGTATCTAACACAACACATAAATTGGCAGCACAAAAAGCTCTTGAAATTATTGATTTTTTCGATGATCCAGGTATTTATGGGATAGAGTTTTTTCTATTAAAAGATGGTAGGCTCTTAGTTAATGAAATAGCTCCGAGGGTTCATAATTCTGGACATTATACAATTGAATCGTGTAATATCTGTCAGTTTTCTATACATTTAAGAAGTATTTTAGGGCTACCTTTAGTTGACCCCATTTTAGAGAAAAAAGCATGTATGATAAATTTATTAGGTACTTTTGAAGGAAAACTGAAAATTGATGATTTTAATTCACTCTTTGAACAGCCTAATGCTTATCTTCACTTATATGGTAAAGATGAAGTTAAATTTCAAAGAAAAATGGGTCATGTTACTTTAACAGGTGATGATTGTGATGAACTTATTTCAAAAGCAAATAAACTAAATTTGCTTTGA
- the guaA gene encoding glutamine-hydrolyzing GMP synthase: MSRELVVVIDFGGQYSQLIARRIREESVYCEIHPYTISVEKIQELSPKAIILSGGPSSVYLDESPDIDSEIFELGIPVLGICYGMQIMAKKSGGKVVRAEKREYGKALFEVLNGNHLTEGLSGELLVWMSHGDSVEELPPGFKVMGKTDNTPVAGIFNPQKQLYGVQFHLEVLHTPKGQEMLNNFLFEIAELSSDWTMDSYIDETVNSIKKEVGDRNAICGLSGGIDSTVAAVLVQQAIGDNLTCIFVNHGLLRKDEENQVLELFREKFDVKVVYVDARERFLSKLKGVTDPEQKRKIIGEEFIRVFEEEARKIGDVDFLVQGTLYTDVVESGTETASVIKSHHNVGGLPEKMELSLIEPLNSLFKDEVRQVAKELEMPKEVVWRHPFPGPGLAIRVLGEVTEDKLSILKEADAVVADELKKVGLYHDIWQLFTVLPDIKTVGVKGDERSYDYPIILRAVNSQDGMTADWYRFSNDVLESLSNRVVNEVEGVNRLVYDITSKPPATIEWE; the protein is encoded by the coding sequence TTGTCAAGGGAACTAGTAGTAGTTATCGATTTTGGGGGTCAATATAGTCAATTAATAGCAAGAAGAATTCGTGAAGAAAGTGTATATTGTGAAATTCATCCGTATACTATATCTGTTGAAAAAATCCAGGAACTATCACCTAAAGCTATTATTTTATCTGGTGGGCCAAGCAGTGTTTATTTAGATGAATCACCAGATATAGATAGTGAAATTTTTGAGCTAGGGATACCAGTTTTGGGAATCTGTTATGGAATGCAAATAATGGCTAAAAAATCAGGTGGTAAAGTAGTTCGAGCAGAAAAAAGAGAGTATGGTAAAGCATTGTTTGAAGTTTTAAATGGAAACCATCTAACGGAAGGTTTGTCAGGTGAATTATTAGTTTGGATGAGTCATGGAGACTCTGTTGAAGAGTTACCTCCAGGTTTTAAAGTCATGGGTAAAACTGATAACACACCAGTTGCTGGTATCTTTAATCCACAAAAGCAACTATATGGTGTTCAGTTTCATTTAGAAGTATTGCACACACCAAAAGGACAAGAAATGTTAAATAATTTTCTTTTTGAAATAGCAGAACTGTCATCAGACTGGACTATGGATTCCTATATTGATGAAACTGTTAATAGTATAAAAAAAGAAGTTGGAGATAGAAATGCTATTTGTGGGTTATCGGGTGGCATAGATTCGACTGTCGCAGCCGTTTTAGTTCAACAGGCAATAGGCGATAATTTAACATGTATTTTTGTTAACCATGGCCTTTTAAGAAAAGATGAAGAAAACCAAGTGTTAGAACTATTTAGAGAGAAATTTGATGTTAAAGTAGTATATGTTGATGCTAGAGAGCGCTTTCTATCCAAACTAAAAGGTGTAACAGACCCTGAACAAAAACGGAAAATTATTGGTGAAGAGTTTATTAGAGTCTTTGAAGAAGAAGCGAGAAAGATTGGAGACGTTGACTTTTTAGTTCAAGGCACTTTATATACTGATGTAGTCGAGAGTGGCACAGAAACTGCTAGTGTCATTAAATCCCATCATAATGTTGGTGGTCTACCAGAAAAAATGGAGCTTTCTTTAATCGAACCTTTAAATTCATTGTTTAAAGATGAAGTACGCCAAGTTGCAAAAGAGCTTGAGATGCCTAAAGAAGTTGTTTGGCGACATCCTTTTCCTGGTCCAGGCCTAGCAATTAGAGTGCTAGGTGAAGTTACTGAAGACAAACTTTCTATTTTAAAGGAAGCTGATGCAGTAGTTGCTGATGAATTAAAAAAAGTTGGCTTATATCATGATATTTGGCAGTTATTTACGGTTCTACCTGACATTAAGACCGTAGGAGTAAAAGGTGACGAACGTTCCTACGATTATCCAATTATCCTTCGTGCTGTAAATAGCCAGGATGGTATGACAGCAGATTGGTATCGCTTTTCGAATGATGTATTAGAGAGTCTGTCAAATCGAGTAGTGAACGAGGTTGAAGGTGTTAACCGTCTAGTTTATGACATTACATCTAAACCCCCAGCTACAATCGAGTGGGAATAG
- a CDS encoding tetratricopeptide repeat protein, which translates to MSFFMKPKKKALRKVALVAAVLFIASVALGAGIGALDFLGGEPQHQVNIEQEKEQLAHFEEEVKENSEDVGALMNLGQQQLFLGMIYAEQENDLEKAETYFEKSQETYDDAIELDPENVDLLVDKASAAFYLNEVEKAEGLLSEALEIEPEHNEALYMYSNYLAYIEADFEAAIEKLETALDSKDLTDHNREQYEMMIEQYEVMNESTEENIEQQLDVEEEQEDQE; encoded by the coding sequence ATGAGCTTTTTCATGAAACCAAAGAAAAAAGCCTTGAGAAAAGTAGCTTTGGTAGCTGCTGTTTTATTTATAGCTTCTGTTGCTTTAGGAGCAGGTATAGGAGCTTTAGACTTTCTAGGTGGTGAACCACAACATCAGGTAAATATTGAACAAGAAAAAGAACAACTAGCTCACTTTGAGGAAGAGGTAAAAGAAAATTCAGAAGATGTTGGTGCGCTGATGAATTTAGGGCAACAACAATTATTCTTAGGTATGATTTATGCAGAACAAGAAAATGACTTAGAAAAAGCAGAAACTTACTTTGAGAAATCTCAAGAAACTTATGATGATGCTATTGAATTAGATCCTGAGAATGTAGATTTATTGGTTGATAAAGCTTCAGCTGCTTTTTATTTAAATGAAGTTGAAAAAGCAGAGGGATTATTAAGTGAAGCATTAGAAATTGAACCAGAACACAACGAAGCTTTGTATATGTATAGTAATTATTTAGCTTATATTGAAGCTGACTTTGAAGCTGCAATTGAGAAATTAGAGACAGCTTTAGATAGTAAAGATTTAACTGATCATAATCGGGAACAATATGAAATGATGATAGAACAATATGAAGTTATGAACGAGTCTACAGAAGAAAATATAGAACAACAACTAGATGTTGAAGAAGAACAAGAAGATCAAGAATAA
- the groL gene encoding chaperonin GroEL (60 kDa chaperone family; promotes refolding of misfolded polypeptides especially under stressful conditions; forms two stacked rings of heptamers to form a barrel-shaped 14mer; ends can be capped by GroES; misfolded proteins enter the barrel where they are refolded when GroES binds), producing the protein MAKDIRFREDARGRLESGVNKLADTVKVTLGPKGRNVVLDKQFGSPQITNDGVTIAREIELEDNFENMGAQLVKEVATKTNDVAGDGTTTATILAQAMVKEGIKNVTAGANPMIIKKGIQKAVDRAVEELQKNAVSVEDKESISQVAAISANDEEVGALIAEAMDKVGKDGVITVEESKSFKTDLNVVEGMQFDRGYVSPYMVTDNEKMEAVLEDPYILITDKKIGNIQEILPVLEKVVEQGKQVLLIAEDIEGEALATLVVNKLRGTFTCVGVKAPGFGDRRKSMLEDIAILTGGQVISEDVGLELKNADISMLGKARQVVVTKDDTTIVDGYGNEEDIDKRVSQIRTQIEETTSDFDREKLEERLAKLAGGVAVVEVGAATETEMKEKKLRIEDALNSTRAAVEEGIVAGGGTALIDVLPSLDDVEAEGDEVTGVQIVRRALEEPVRQIAHNSGAEGSIVAERVKKEDTNTGYNALEGDYTNMLDKGVVDPKKVTRSALENSASIAAMFLTTESVVADLPSDDDSDDGGAGGMGGAPGMGGMPGMM; encoded by the coding sequence ATGGCTAAAGATATTAGGTTTAGAGAAGATGCTCGTGGAAGATTAGAGAGTGGTGTTAATAAATTAGCGGATACTGTTAAAGTAACTTTAGGTCCAAAAGGGCGTAATGTTGTATTAGATAAGCAATTTGGTTCACCTCAAATTACAAATGACGGAGTTACTATTGCTCGTGAAATCGAGCTTGAAGATAACTTTGAAAATATGGGTGCTCAGTTAGTTAAAGAAGTTGCTACTAAAACTAATGATGTAGCAGGAGACGGTACTACAACTGCTACAATTTTAGCTCAAGCAATGGTTAAAGAAGGTATTAAGAACGTAACTGCTGGTGCCAACCCAATGATTATCAAAAAAGGAATTCAAAAAGCTGTTGATAGAGCTGTGGAAGAATTACAAAAGAATGCTGTAAGTGTTGAAGATAAAGAATCTATTTCTCAAGTTGCTGCAATTTCAGCAAATGATGAAGAAGTAGGTGCTTTAATTGCTGAAGCAATGGATAAAGTAGGTAAAGATGGAGTTATTACAGTAGAAGAATCTAAGAGCTTCAAGACTGATCTAAATGTTGTAGAAGGTATGCAATTTGATAGAGGATATGTTTCTCCATATATGGTAACTGATAATGAGAAGATGGAAGCTGTTCTTGAAGATCCATATATTCTAATTACTGATAAGAAAATCGGTAACATCCAAGAGATTCTTCCAGTATTAGAAAAAGTTGTTGAACAAGGAAAGCAAGTTCTGCTTATTGCGGAAGACATTGAAGGTGAGGCTCTTGCTACATTAGTTGTTAATAAACTTCGAGGTACATTCACTTGCGTAGGAGTTAAAGCTCCTGGTTTCGGAGATAGAAGAAAATCTATGTTAGAAGATATTGCTATTCTAACAGGAGGACAGGTAATCAGCGAAGATGTAGGTCTAGAGCTTAAGAATGCTGATATTAGTATGTTAGGTAAAGCTCGTCAGGTAGTAGTAACCAAAGATGATACTACTATTGTAGATGGCTATGGTAATGAAGAAGATATTGATAAGAGAGTTTCTCAAATTAGAACACAAATTGAAGAAACTACTTCTGATTTTGATAGAGAAAAATTAGAAGAGCGTTTAGCTAAACTTGCTGGTGGAGTTGCAGTTGTAGAAGTAGGTGCTGCAACAGAAACTGAAATGAAGGAAAAGAAATTACGTATTGAAGACGCATTAAACTCTACAAGAGCTGCAGTTGAAGAAGGTATTGTAGCTGGTGGTGGAACAGCATTGATTGATGTTCTTCCGTCATTAGATGATGTAGAAGCTGAAGGTGACGAGGTTACAGGTGTACAAATTGTTAGACGTGCTCTTGAAGAACCTGTAAGACAAATTGCTCATAACTCTGGAGCTGAAGGTTCAATTGTAGCTGAAAGAGTTAAAAAAGAAGATACCAATACTGGATACAATGCTCTTGAAGGTGACTACACTAATATGTTAGACAAAGGCGTAGTTGATCCTAAGAAAGTTACTAGAAGTGCTCTAGAAAACTCTGCAAGTATCGCTGCTATGTTCTTAACTACTGAATCTGTTGTAGCTGATCTTCCAAGTGACGATGACAGTGACGATGGTGGCGCAGGAGGAATGGGTGGCGCCCCAGGAATGGGCGGCATGCCAGGAATGATGTAA
- the groES gene encoding co-chaperone GroES — MNLKPLGDRVVIKVLEQEEKTQSGIVLPEKAKEKPQEGEVVAVGSGKVLDDGSKIDLEVKKGDKVVYSKFAGNEVEVNGEEYLIMRQDDILAVFE; from the coding sequence ATGAACTTAAAACCGCTTGGAGATCGAGTTGTTATTAAAGTTTTAGAACAGGAAGAAAAAACACAAAGCGGAATAGTTTTACCTGAAAAAGCTAAGGAAAAGCCACAAGAAGGTGAAGTTGTTGCTGTTGGAAGTGGCAAAGTTTTAGATGATGGATCTAAAATTGATCTTGAGGTTAAAAAGGGAGATAAAGTAGTCTACTCAAAGTTTGCTGGAAATGAAGTGGAAGTTAATGGAGAAGAATACTTAATTATGCGCCAAGATGATATTTTGGCAGTATTTGAATAA
- a CDS encoding MogA/MoaB family molybdenum cofactor biosynthesis protein: MYKAGVITASDSRSKEGKTDESGALLKSKLESLEIEVQEYQVIPDERGELSNLMNQWCNQNLNLILTTGGTGLGPRDFTPEATKDIIEREVPGISEEMRRVSSQKTSKGMLSRGISGIKKQTLIINLPGSPKAVKECFETIEPALIHALDTLTGIASECARK; the protein is encoded by the coding sequence ATGTATAAAGCAGGGGTAATTACAGCTAGTGATTCTCGATCAAAAGAAGGGAAAACTGATGAAAGTGGTGCTCTTTTAAAGTCTAAATTAGAAAGTTTAGAAATAGAAGTACAAGAGTATCAAGTTATTCCAGATGAAAGAGGTGAATTGTCTAATTTAATGAACCAATGGTGTAATCAAAATCTGAATTTAATATTAACAACAGGAGGAACAGGTTTAGGACCTAGAGATTTTACACCAGAGGCAACTAAAGACATCATTGAAAGAGAGGTACCGGGAATAAGTGAAGAGATGAGACGTGTTAGTAGTCAAAAAACTTCAAAAGGGATGTTGAGCCGTGGGATATCAGGTATTAAAAAACAAACTTTGATAATTAACCTGCCTGGGAGCCCAAAGGCAGTAAAAGAGTGTTTTGAAACAATAGAGCCAGCTCTGATACATGCATTAGATACTTTAACAGGTATAGCCTCTGAGTGCGCTAGGAAATAG